The Devosia sp. SD17-2 genome includes a region encoding these proteins:
- a CDS encoding tellurite resistance TerB family protein — translation MFNIDQILKTLQTDKNAQRTAMTGAAGLAAGMLLSGKAGKLIEGTAKLGAVAALGGLAYKAWQNYQGQQPTAPMPAEDAFIPAQTDTHGQEELGKTLVRAMIAAAKADGRIDAEEKEAIFEKLKAMTLSAEEKAWVFDELSSPLDINAVVARADTPEHAAEIYAASLVAISADTAAEQAYLEVLANKLKLAPALVAEIHKAAGEAAPQAAPVQASPFAYTPSGKF, via the coding sequence ATGTTCAATATCGACCAGATCCTCAAGACCCTGCAAACCGACAAGAACGCCCAGCGCACGGCAATGACCGGCGCCGCAGGGCTGGCAGCCGGCATGCTGTTGTCGGGCAAGGCCGGAAAGCTCATCGAAGGCACCGCCAAGTTGGGCGCCGTCGCAGCCTTGGGAGGCCTCGCCTACAAGGCCTGGCAGAACTATCAGGGTCAGCAGCCCACCGCCCCAATGCCGGCCGAGGATGCGTTTATCCCGGCCCAGACTGACACCCACGGCCAGGAGGAACTCGGCAAGACCCTGGTGCGGGCCATGATCGCCGCAGCCAAGGCCGATGGCCGCATCGACGCCGAGGAAAAGGAAGCCATCTTCGAAAAACTGAAAGCCATGACGCTTTCGGCCGAAGAGAAGGCCTGGGTCTTCGACGAGCTTTCAAGCCCTCTCGACATCAACGCCGTTGTCGCCCGCGCCGATACGCCCGAGCACGCCGCCGAGATCTATGCCGCTTCCCTTGTGGCCATTTCTGCCGATACTGCCGCCGAGCAGGCCTATCTCGAAGTCCTCGCCAATAAGCTCAAACTCGCGCCCGCCCTCGTCGCCGAGATCCACAAGGCTGCCGGCGAAGCCGCGCCACAGGCTGCCCCTGTGCAGGCCTCGCCCTTCGCCTACACGCCCTCCGGCAAGTTCTGA
- a CDS encoding TIGR00645 family protein, with protein MKKLELFVENIILASRWLLVAFYIGLGIALAFYAVTFFVKLWDFGTKLFTLDETATILKVLGLIDAALIASLVVMVIISGYENFVSRFDNEEEVHWLGQIDAGSLKIKVASTIVAISSIHLLQIFLNVPTYGDQDIFWYTVLHVTFILSALFLAIIDGISKKGGKSKGPEL; from the coding sequence ATGAAGAAACTCGAACTTTTCGTCGAAAATATCATCCTGGCGTCTCGCTGGCTGCTCGTCGCCTTCTACATCGGCCTCGGCATCGCTCTCGCGTTTTACGCGGTGACCTTCTTCGTAAAGCTCTGGGATTTCGGCACCAAGCTGTTCACGCTCGACGAGACCGCGACCATCCTCAAGGTTCTCGGCCTGATCGACGCCGCGCTTATCGCCAGCCTCGTGGTCATGGTGATCATCTCCGGCTACGAGAATTTCGTCTCGCGCTTTGACAATGAGGAAGAAGTGCATTGGCTGGGCCAGATTGACGCCGGGTCGCTCAAGATCAAGGTCGCGTCCACCATCGTGGCCATCTCGTCCATACACCTGCTGCAGATCTTCCTCAACGTGCCCACATACGGTGATCAGGACATCTTCTGGTACACTGTGCTGCACGTTACGTTCATCCTCTCGGCCCTCTTTCTTGCAATCATCGATGGCATTTCAAAAAAGGGCGGCAAGTCAAAGGGCCCTGAACTCTAG
- a CDS encoding OmpA family protein, with protein MRLKNWLLTGTSIGLLALAPLSATAQDGDLRAAYEAYAAAQASGDAAALEAAQGTLTELCIVAGYASLDECIAAINGGGAPAPAVEEAPPAAEPQPEAPVEEPQPEAPAEQPPAEAPPAEQPPAPQPEAPVEQPAEPTPEVPVEEPAAPQPEAPVEEPAAEAPAPVEVAPVPAPAPEAPPAVEAAPAEPAPAPEVAPAPEQPAAPEAPAADYGALLTAQVDAYNTGVADLMAGNDTAGAQARIDSARAEIARLCAEAGLGDEAACLANFGLQLPEIPALPAAPAPAPDAAQPVAPAPAPETQRPAEAEQPVAPVPAEQPVQPEQPVTSEGAPAEIIPDLPAGITEEQIAPVLDSAKDEAPQPPTVVEGAPAAPAPEAAPVAPAQPETPPPPPPSSDVDAQARIEIPADAQVISVLAEEGQAFDVTAAAPAAPTALPPNVTIVNQTNVVNNVTNNTTNIDNSTTNIGEQNNVQQNNVQQNNVQQNNVQPLAPGEAITQVILQVGTQLVVNSIGQDTDRFYNAQQDEVFYENLRNGRVRETITRPDGSQVVTVRNANGDILRRSRITPDGEEIVMAYFDERYDTALLEWRDPGAELPPLRLNIPVRDYVLDAEFADEEELEVFFRQPPVEQVARIYSIDEVKRSARVRDSVRRLEVGNLTFDTGAATIGRDQVTALSGVANAMLGLLQQNPAETFLIEGHTDAVGSDVSNLGLSDLRAATVARILTDFYGVPPENLATQGYGERYLKIRTEAAERENRRVTIRRITPLITLASN; from the coding sequence ATGCGCCTCAAAAACTGGCTCCTGACCGGCACAAGCATCGGTCTCCTTGCGCTCGCACCACTGTCCGCCACTGCGCAGGATGGCGATTTGCGGGCTGCCTACGAAGCCTATGCAGCAGCTCAGGCCAGCGGCGATGCCGCAGCCCTCGAGGCGGCACAAGGCACGCTGACAGAGCTTTGCATCGTCGCCGGCTACGCCAGCCTCGATGAATGCATTGCCGCCATCAACGGTGGCGGGGCCCCTGCACCCGCAGTTGAAGAAGCGCCCCCGGCCGCAGAACCCCAGCCCGAGGCTCCGGTTGAGGAGCCCCAGCCTGAAGCGCCGGCCGAGCAGCCACCTGCCGAAGCGCCGCCTGCCGAACAGCCGCCCGCACCGCAGCCGGAAGCTCCGGTTGAACAGCCTGCAGAGCCCACACCGGAAGTGCCGGTCGAAGAGCCCGCAGCGCCCCAGCCCGAGGCCCCTGTTGAAGAACCCGCAGCCGAAGCGCCGGCTCCGGTTGAGGTTGCCCCGGTCCCCGCTCCTGCTCCCGAGGCTCCTCCGGCGGTCGAAGCGGCCCCGGCCGAGCCCGCCCCGGCCCCTGAAGTTGCGCCTGCCCCCGAACAGCCTGCAGCCCCCGAGGCTCCTGCCGCCGACTATGGCGCTCTGCTGACGGCTCAGGTCGACGCCTATAACACCGGTGTCGCGGACCTGATGGCTGGCAACGACACCGCCGGCGCCCAGGCCCGCATTGACTCGGCCCGCGCTGAAATCGCACGCCTCTGCGCCGAAGCCGGCCTTGGCGACGAAGCCGCTTGCCTTGCCAATTTCGGCCTGCAGCTGCCCGAAATCCCGGCCCTGCCGGCGGCGCCCGCTCCGGCCCCCGACGCCGCGCAGCCAGTCGCGCCCGCGCCCGCTCCTGAAACCCAGCGGCCGGCAGAGGCCGAACAGCCGGTTGCCCCCGTTCCGGCCGAACAGCCCGTTCAGCCAGAGCAGCCCGTCACATCTGAAGGCGCTCCGGCCGAGATCATCCCCGATCTGCCTGCCGGTATCACCGAAGAACAGATCGCCCCGGTTCTCGACAGCGCCAAGGACGAGGCTCCGCAGCCGCCGACCGTCGTCGAGGGTGCGCCTGCCGCTCCTGCCCCCGAAGCGGCGCCTGTTGCTCCGGCACAGCCCGAAACTCCGCCACCGCCACCGCCGTCCAGCGACGTTGACGCCCAGGCACGTATCGAAATACCTGCCGATGCCCAGGTCATCTCGGTTCTCGCCGAGGAAGGTCAGGCGTTCGACGTGACTGCAGCCGCACCGGCCGCGCCCACGGCCCTGCCGCCCAATGTGACGATCGTCAACCAGACCAACGTGGTCAACAACGTCACCAACAACACGACCAATATCGACAATTCGACCACCAACATCGGCGAGCAGAACAACGTGCAGCAAAACAATGTTCAGCAGAACAATGTTCAGCAGAACAATGTTCAGCCGCTTGCACCGGGTGAAGCTATCACCCAGGTGATCCTGCAGGTCGGCACGCAACTGGTGGTCAATTCCATCGGCCAGGACACGGATCGCTTCTACAATGCCCAGCAGGATGAGGTCTTCTACGAGAACCTCCGCAATGGCCGGGTCCGCGAAACCATTACCCGTCCGGACGGTAGCCAGGTGGTGACCGTGCGCAACGCCAATGGCGACATCCTTCGTCGTTCGCGCATTACGCCGGATGGCGAAGAGATCGTCATGGCGTATTTCGACGAGCGCTATGACACCGCCCTGCTGGAATGGCGCGATCCGGGTGCTGAGCTCCCGCCGCTCCGCCTTAATATTCCGGTACGCGACTATGTCCTCGACGCCGAATTTGCCGATGAAGAAGAGTTGGAAGTCTTCTTCCGCCAGCCGCCTGTCGAGCAGGTCGCCCGCATCTACTCCATCGACGAGGTGAAGCGCTCTGCCCGTGTTCGTGACAGCGTGCGTCGACTCGAGGTTGGCAACCTGACGTTCGATACCGGCGCCGCAACCATCGGTCGCGATCAGGTGACCGCCCTCTCCGGGGTCGCCAATGCCATGTTGGGCCTGCTCCAGCAGAACCCGGCTGAAACCTTCCTCATTGAAGGTCACACCGATGCGGTTGGCTCGGACGTCTCGAACCTCGGTCTTTCGGACCTGCGCGCTGCCACAGTGGCCCGCATCCTGACCGACTTCTACGGCGTCCCGCCCGAAAACCTGGCCACCCAGGGCTATGGCGAACGCTATCTCAAGATCCGCACCGAGGCTGCCGAGCGTGAAAACCGCCGCGTCACCATCCGCCGCATCACGCCGCTGATTACCCTCGCCAGCAATTAA
- a CDS encoding secondary thiamine-phosphate synthase enzyme YjbQ codes for MRQVIDSLIIETRGQGLFDFTARLRHFVRDSGIETGLATVFVRHTSCSLLIQENADPDVQTDLSGFFRRLVPEGMDWLVHTTEGPDDMPAHIKAALTQTSIGIPVSGGHPVLGTWQGLYLFEHRRRPHRREVVLHLIGE; via the coding sequence ATGCGTCAGGTCATCGACAGTCTCATCATTGAAACGCGCGGACAGGGTCTTTTCGACTTCACGGCCCGGCTTCGTCATTTCGTTCGGGACAGCGGCATCGAAACGGGGCTCGCGACGGTCTTTGTGCGTCACACCTCCTGTTCGCTGCTGATCCAGGAAAATGCCGATCCGGACGTCCAGACGGATCTGAGCGGTTTTTTCCGGCGTCTCGTGCCGGAAGGCATGGACTGGCTGGTGCACACGACCGAAGGGCCGGATGACATGCCGGCCCATATCAAGGCGGCGCTGACCCAGACGTCTATCGGCATACCGGTTTCCGGCGGGCATCCGGTGCTGGGGACCTGGCAGGGACTTTATCTCTTTGAACACCGCAGGCGGCCGCATCGGCGCGAAGTGGTGCTGCATCTTATTGGGGAATGA
- a CDS encoding sulfite exporter TauE/SafE family protein, with amino-acid sequence MDWNAVLAYWPFVVGMLATGVVSGIAAGLLGIGGGAVIVPALGNALLLMGFDPDIVQHVAVGTSLAIIIPTGIMSARAHHKRGAVDTKALRLWVPFIVAGTLIGGLMAGFFSGDALRIVFAVLAFVIAANILFSFQTRLMGHLRNSANTHRGAGFVVGYLSSLMGIGGGSLTVPTLVAFGETMHKAVGTSAAIGVAIALSGTLGYLISGWGVADLPPLSIGYINLVALVLVGVLAAFCAPLGAALAHRLDQKTLKYVFAGFLVLVGLNMLWKVVLG; translated from the coding sequence ATGGATTGGAACGCGGTCCTCGCCTATTGGCCGTTTGTGGTGGGGATGCTGGCGACAGGCGTCGTCTCGGGGATTGCCGCGGGCCTCCTGGGCATCGGCGGCGGTGCGGTGATCGTGCCGGCGCTGGGCAATGCGCTGCTGTTGATGGGATTTGATCCCGATATCGTCCAGCATGTGGCGGTGGGCACGTCGCTGGCCATCATCATTCCGACAGGCATCATGAGCGCGCGGGCGCACCACAAGCGCGGCGCGGTCGATACAAAGGCGCTGCGGCTCTGGGTGCCGTTCATTGTGGCGGGAACGCTCATCGGTGGACTGATGGCGGGGTTCTTCTCAGGCGATGCGCTGCGCATCGTCTTTGCGGTGCTCGCATTCGTGATTGCCGCCAATATCCTGTTCTCGTTCCAGACCAGGCTGATGGGGCATTTGCGCAATTCGGCCAATACGCACCGGGGCGCCGGGTTTGTGGTGGGATATCTCTCGTCGCTGATGGGGATCGGGGGCGGATCGCTGACCGTGCCGACGCTGGTGGCCTTTGGGGAGACCATGCACAAGGCGGTCGGCACTTCGGCGGCCATCGGTGTCGCCATCGCGCTCTCGGGGACGCTGGGCTATCTGATTTCCGGCTGGGGCGTCGCGGATCTGCCGCCGCTCAGCATCGGCTATATCAATCTGGTGGCGCTGGTGCTGGTCGGCGTGCTCGCCGCGTTCTGTGCGCCGCTCGGTGCCGCGCTGGCGCACCGGCTCGACCAGAAGACGCTGAAATATGTGTTCGCGGGCTTCCTGGTCCTGGTCGGCCTCAACATGCTCTGGAAGGTTGTGCTGGGGTAG
- a CDS encoding SIMPL domain-containing protein — protein sequence MRLSSVLIPFALIATAVPAYAGSITIEGQGEVRAAPDMAMISSGVTTQGATAREALDANTAAMAELIAALKAEGIEARDIQTSGFSVNPNYVYSDARDEHGYTLPPKINGYQVSNTVSVAVRDLGELGSILDKSVTVGANTINGVSFSVADPSELYNEARKAAFADARDKAALYANAAGATLGELESITESQGFSGPQPYPMYARAEMAASAPVPVEAGEMSFAITVKVEWDLNNKAD from the coding sequence ATGCGTCTTTCGAGCGTCCTCATTCCCTTCGCCCTCATCGCCACCGCCGTCCCTGCTTATGCGGGCTCGATCACCATCGAAGGCCAGGGCGAAGTGCGCGCTGCGCCGGACATGGCAATGATCAGCTCGGGCGTCACCACCCAAGGCGCGACCGCCCGCGAAGCGCTGGACGCAAACACCGCGGCCATGGCGGAGCTGATTGCGGCGCTCAAGGCAGAAGGCATCGAGGCTCGCGACATCCAGACCTCGGGCTTCTCGGTCAACCCGAACTATGTCTATTCCGATGCCCGCGACGAACATGGCTACACCCTGCCGCCCAAGATCAATGGCTATCAGGTGTCCAACACTGTCAGCGTCGCCGTCCGCGATCTGGGCGAGCTGGGCTCCATCCTCGACAAATCCGTCACCGTTGGCGCCAACACCATCAATGGCGTGAGCTTCTCGGTGGCCGATCCGTCCGAACTCTATAACGAGGCCCGCAAGGCCGCTTTCGCTGACGCCCGCGACAAGGCCGCGCTCTATGCCAACGCTGCCGGTGCTACCTTGGGCGAGCTCGAATCCATCACCGAAAGCCAGGGTTTCAGCGGCCCCCAGCCCTACCCCATGTATGCCCGCGCCGAGATGGCAGCCTCCGCTCCGGTGCCGGTCGAAGCTGGCGAGATGAGCTTTGCCATCACCGTCAAGGTCGAGTGGGATTTGAACAACAAAGCCGACTAA
- a CDS encoding fumarylacetoacetate hydrolase family protein, protein MVGDIIPGGILIGRARVPGYAHPRIVTVRNGELIDITAKGFATVRDIAEGGKAAEHVRSADGTSLGDAGTILANSFANPVDAEQVVLLSPIDLQAIKASGVTFVVSLLERVIEEQARGDNSRADALRGEILDLIGTDLSQLVPGSNGAMKVKAALIEKGVWSQYLEVGIGPDAEIFTKGQPMSSVGHGAEVGLHPVSNWNNPEPEVALLVTSRGEIIGATLGNDVNLRDVEGRSALLLGKAKDNNASASLGPFVRLFDGEFTLETISEAEIALRVEGEDGFVLEGQSKMGQISRTPASLVEATIGGHHQYPDGLVLYLGTMFAPVKDRDGAGKGFTHKIGDVVSISTPSLGTLSNRVNLSTKCPPWTYGTSHLLRDLARADLL, encoded by the coding sequence ATGGTCGGCGACATTATCCCTGGTGGAATCTTGATCGGGCGCGCCCGTGTACCGGGATATGCACATCCACGCATCGTCACCGTGCGGAACGGAGAATTGATCGATATCACCGCCAAGGGTTTTGCCACGGTGCGGGATATTGCAGAGGGCGGCAAGGCCGCCGAGCATGTCCGCAGTGCTGACGGAACCAGTCTGGGCGACGCCGGCACCATCCTCGCCAATTCCTTTGCCAACCCGGTAGACGCTGAACAGGTTGTGTTGCTGTCCCCGATCGACCTCCAGGCCATCAAGGCTTCGGGTGTGACCTTCGTCGTCTCCTTGCTCGAACGCGTTATCGAGGAGCAGGCGCGCGGCGACAACTCCCGTGCCGATGCCCTGCGCGGCGAGATCCTCGATCTGATCGGCACCGATCTCAGCCAGCTTGTGCCGGGCTCCAATGGCGCCATGAAGGTCAAGGCCGCGCTGATCGAGAAGGGCGTCTGGAGCCAGTATCTCGAAGTGGGCATCGGCCCCGACGCCGAGATTTTCACCAAGGGCCAGCCGATGAGCTCGGTGGGACATGGCGCCGAAGTTGGGCTGCACCCGGTTTCGAACTGGAACAACCCTGAGCCGGAGGTTGCGCTGCTGGTGACGAGCCGCGGCGAGATCATCGGCGCGACGCTGGGCAATGACGTCAATCTGCGCGACGTGGAAGGCCGATCGGCCCTGCTTCTGGGCAAGGCGAAGGACAATAACGCCTCGGCTTCGCTCGGGCCGTTCGTGCGCCTTTTCGACGGCGAGTTCACACTCGAGACCATCAGCGAGGCCGAGATCGCCCTGCGCGTCGAAGGCGAGGACGGTTTTGTTCTCGAAGGCCAATCCAAGATGGGCCAGATTTCGCGGACACCCGCGTCGCTGGTCGAAGCGACCATCGGTGGCCACCATCAGTATCCGGACGGGCTGGTGCTCTATCTGGGGACCATGTTCGCGCCGGTGAAGGATCGCGATGGCGCCGGAAAGGGTTTCACCCACAAGATCGGCGACGTGGTTTCGATCTCGACGCCGAGCCTGGGTACCCTGTCGAACCGGGTGAACCTCTCCACCAAATGCCCACCCTGGACCTATGGCACCAGTCATCTGCTGCGCGACCTGGCTCGCGCCGACCTCCTCTAG
- a CDS encoding aldehyde dehydrogenase family protein, with product MTELHKNLIDGEWVGTDGAENINPSNLTDVVGVYARATAEETQRAIAAAKAAFPAWSRSGILERHAILRKTADEILARKQELGELLSREEGKTLPEGIGEVTRAGQIFDFFAGEVLRLAGEILPSVRPGVNVEITREPIGVIGIITPWNFPIAIPSWKIAPALAYGNTVVIKPADLVPGSTWAIVDILVRAGLPKGVLNLVMGKGSVVGQTMLDSKDVSAISFTGSVGTGKRVAAASIEHNRKFQLEMGGKNPTIVLDDADLKVAVESVAQSAFFSTGQRCTAASRVIVTEGIHDKFVEALAERTRNLRVGDALDKDTEIGPVVDPSQLKQDTDYIEIGKAEGAKLVAGGERVKKDTEGYFLQPTLFTEATNSMRIAREEIFGPVAAVIKAKDYDEALAISNDTDFGLSAGIVTTSLKYATHFKRNSEAGMVMVNVPTAGVDFHVPFGGRKGSSYGPREQGKYAAEFFTVVKTAYTSAG from the coding sequence ATGACCGAACTGCACAAGAACCTCATCGACGGCGAATGGGTGGGGACTGACGGGGCTGAGAACATCAACCCGTCCAATCTCACCGACGTTGTGGGTGTCTATGCCCGCGCCACGGCCGAAGAGACCCAGCGGGCGATTGCCGCCGCCAAGGCCGCTTTCCCGGCGTGGTCGCGCTCAGGCATCCTTGAGCGCCATGCCATCCTGCGCAAGACCGCCGACGAGATCCTGGCGCGGAAGCAGGAGCTCGGCGAGCTGTTGAGCCGCGAAGAGGGCAAGACCTTGCCCGAAGGCATCGGCGAAGTGACCCGCGCCGGCCAGATCTTTGACTTCTTCGCTGGCGAAGTGCTGCGTCTTGCGGGCGAAATCCTGCCATCCGTGCGCCCGGGCGTGAACGTCGAGATCACCCGCGAGCCGATTGGCGTTATCGGCATCATCACGCCGTGGAATTTCCCGATCGCCATCCCGTCCTGGAAAATTGCCCCGGCTCTGGCCTATGGCAATACCGTGGTCATCAAGCCGGCCGATCTAGTGCCGGGTTCGACCTGGGCGATCGTTGATATCCTCGTGCGTGCCGGCCTGCCCAAAGGCGTGCTGAACCTTGTCATGGGCAAGGGTTCGGTCGTCGGTCAGACCATGCTCGACAGCAAGGATGTCTCGGCCATCTCGTTCACCGGTTCGGTGGGCACCGGCAAGCGCGTCGCTGCTGCCTCGATCGAGCACAACCGCAAGTTCCAGCTCGAAATGGGCGGCAAGAACCCGACCATCGTCCTCGATGACGCGGACCTCAAGGTCGCCGTTGAATCGGTTGCGCAGTCAGCCTTCTTCTCGACCGGCCAGCGGTGCACGGCGGCGTCGCGCGTCATCGTCACAGAAGGCATCCACGACAAATTCGTCGAGGCCCTGGCTGAGCGTACCCGCAATCTGCGCGTCGGCGATGCTCTGGACAAGGACACCGAGATCGGTCCCGTGGTCGATCCGAGCCAGCTCAAGCAGGACACCGACTACATCGAGATCGGCAAGGCCGAGGGCGCCAAGCTTGTCGCCGGCGGCGAGCGCGTGAAGAAGGACACCGAGGGCTACTTCCTGCAGCCTACGCTGTTCACCGAAGCGACGAACTCGATGCGCATTGCCCGCGAGGAAATTTTTGGCCCGGTCGCAGCCGTGATCAAGGCCAAGGATTATGACGAGGCGCTTGCCATCTCCAATGACACCGATTTCGGCCTCAGCGCCGGCATCGTGACGACCTCTCTGAAATACGCCACCCACTTCAAGCGCAATTCGGAAGCCGGCATGGTGATGGTCAACGTGCCGACCGCAGGTGTCGATTTCCACGTGCCGTTCGGCGGGCGCAAGGGCTCGAGCTATGGTCCGCGCGAGCAGGGCAAATATGCCGCAGAGTTCTTCACCGTGGTGAAGACGGCCTATACCTCTGCCGGCTAA
- a CDS encoding MFS transporter, whose product MSERPSMLAPFRHEHFRLLWLATLVSNLGGLVQSVGAGWMMTTLTDSHNMVALVQASTTLPIMIFSIAAGALADNFDRRTVMLVAQSGMALVSLVLAIFAFMGLLNPWLLLTFTFLIGCGSALFNPSWQASMGDLVPREDLPGAVTLNAMGFNMMRSVGPAVGGLIVAFAGASAAFAINALSYLTLIAALWRWKPSQPPARLPRETLGRAMWAGIRYVSLSPNLLTVLFRGFLFGVAAIVVLALLPSVASEYVGGGAMVYGTLLGCFGLGAIIGAFLNGRVRQRFSNEAIVRMACLGFAIACVTLGFSRDPILSHFALLPAGACWVLALSLFNVSIQLSSPRWVVGRALSLYQTATFGGMAAGSWLWGAVADSVGPDWALASASLVLLMCLLVGFRLALPQFNERDLNPLDTFNEPMLRLDLRPQSGPIMVMIDYHIAQEDIPRFFALMSERRRIRMRDGARQWSLLRDLEHPELWVESYHVPTWIDYVRHNMRRTKADAENIDQLRALHRGEGKPRVHRMIERQTVPLDDRTPLRDSPEVGP is encoded by the coding sequence ATGTCTGAGCGCCCATCCATGCTGGCGCCCTTCCGCCACGAGCATTTCCGCCTGTTGTGGCTGGCAACGCTGGTATCCAATCTCGGCGGGCTGGTGCAGTCCGTCGGGGCGGGCTGGATGATGACCACGCTCACCGACTCCCACAATATGGTGGCGTTGGTGCAGGCGTCGACGACGCTGCCGATCATGATTTTTTCCATTGCAGCAGGGGCCCTTGCGGACAATTTCGACCGCCGCACCGTGATGCTTGTTGCCCAGTCGGGCATGGCGCTGGTGTCGCTGGTGCTGGCGATCTTCGCCTTCATGGGATTGCTCAATCCCTGGCTGCTGTTGACCTTCACCTTCCTCATCGGCTGCGGCTCAGCGCTGTTCAATCCGTCCTGGCAGGCCTCCATGGGCGATCTGGTGCCGCGCGAGGATCTGCCCGGCGCGGTGACGCTCAACGCCATGGGCTTCAACATGATGCGCAGCGTCGGACCCGCGGTGGGTGGGCTGATCGTCGCCTTTGCCGGGGCAAGCGCGGCCTTTGCCATCAACGCTTTGTCCTATCTGACGCTGATTGCGGCGCTGTGGCGCTGGAAACCCAGCCAACCCCCTGCCAGGCTGCCGCGCGAGACGCTCGGCCGGGCCATGTGGGCCGGCATTCGCTATGTGTCGCTGTCGCCCAATCTGCTGACCGTGCTGTTCCGTGGATTTCTTTTCGGTGTCGCGGCCATTGTGGTGCTGGCGCTGCTGCCCTCAGTTGCAAGCGAATATGTCGGCGGCGGGGCCATGGTCTATGGCACGCTGCTGGGGTGTTTCGGGCTCGGCGCGATTATCGGTGCTTTCCTCAATGGCCGGGTGCGGCAGCGGTTCAGCAATGAAGCCATCGTGCGGATGGCGTGCCTCGGCTTTGCCATCGCCTGCGTGACGCTCGGGTTCAGCCGCGACCCGATCCTCAGCCATTTCGCACTGTTGCCAGCAGGGGCCTGCTGGGTTCTGGCGCTGTCACTGTTCAATGTGTCGATCCAGCTCTCTTCGCCGCGCTGGGTAGTGGGCCGTGCGCTGTCGCTCTACCAGACGGCCACTTTTGGCGGCATGGCGGCCGGTAGCTGGCTCTGGGGCGCAGTAGCCGACAGCGTCGGGCCGGATTGGGCCCTGGCATCGGCGAGCCTTGTACTGCTGATGTGCCTGCTGGTCGGTTTCCGCCTGGCGCTGCCGCAGTTCAACGAGCGCGACCTCAATCCGCTCGACACGTTCAACGAGCCGATGTTGCGTCTCGACCTCAGGCCGCAGAGTGGGCCGATCATGGTGATGATCGACTATCACATTGCCCAGGAAGATATTCCGCGCTTCTTCGCCCTGATGAGCGAGCGCCGCCGCATCCGCATGCGGGACGGGGCGCGGCAGTGGTCACTGCTGCGCGATCTGGAACACCCCGAGCTTTGGGTGGAGAGCTACCACGTGCCGACCTGGATCGACTACGTCCGGCACAATATGCGCCGCACCAAGGCCGATGCCGAAAATATCGACCAGTTGCGGGCGCTGCACCGGGGCGAAGGCAAACCGAGGGTGCACCGGATGATCGAACGTCAGACCGTGCCGCTCGACGACCGGACGCCGCTCCGCGACAGCCCCGAAGTCGGGCCCTAG
- the arsC gene encoding arsenate reductase (glutaredoxin) (This arsenate reductase requires both glutathione and glutaredoxin to convert arsenate to arsenite, after which the efflux transporter formed by ArsA and ArsB can extrude the arsenite from the cell, providing resistance.), whose amino-acid sequence MMITIYHNPECGTSRNTLAMIVQSGEPHEVIDYRTNPPDEARLRWMIASAGLSVRDAIRQKGTPYTEVGLDNPELDDDALIAAMLSHPILINRPFVVTPKGVRLCRPSELVLDLLKNPDIGPFTKEDGEVIIDANGKRLKG is encoded by the coding sequence ATCATGATCACCATCTACCACAACCCCGAGTGCGGAACCTCGCGCAACACGCTGGCGATGATCGTCCAGAGTGGCGAGCCCCATGAAGTGATCGATTATCGCACCAACCCGCCCGATGAGGCGCGGCTGCGCTGGATGATCGCCAGTGCCGGGCTCAGTGTGCGCGACGCTATCCGCCAGAAGGGAACGCCCTACACCGAAGTGGGCCTCGACAACCCCGAGCTGGACGATGACGCGCTCATCGCCGCCATGCTGTCCCATCCCATCCTCATCAATCGGCCCTTTGTCGTCACCCCGAAGGGCGTCCGCCTCTGCCGCCCCTCGGAACTGGTGCTGGACCTGCTCAAAAATCCCGATATAGGCCCGTTCACCAAAGAAGACGGCGAAGTCATCATCGATGCCAATGGCAAGCGCCTGAAGGGCTGA